In Mixta intestinalis, the following are encoded in one genomic region:
- a CDS encoding protein-glutamate methylesterase/protein-glutamine glutaminase codes for MSKITVMCVDDSALMRQLMTEIINSHPDMEMVATAPDPLVARDLIKQYDPQVLTLDVEMPRMDGLDFLEKLMRLRPMPVVMVSSLTAKGSEVTLRALELGAIDFVTKPQLGIREGMMAYSQMIADKIRAAARARLVPRVPQAAPALLKAGPLLSSEKLIAIGASTGGTEAIRHVLQPLPVTSPALLITQHMPPGFTRSFAERLNKLCQITVKEAEDGERILPGHAYIAPGAMHLELARSGANYQIKLNDGPPVNRHKPSVDVLFKSVAQHAGRNAVGVILTGMGNDGAAGLLEMYRAGAWTIAQNEASCVVFGMPREAIAYGGASEVVDLHQISQHMLAKISAGQALRI; via the coding sequence ATGAGCAAAATCACCGTAATGTGCGTTGATGATTCAGCGCTGATGCGACAGCTGATGACGGAAATCATTAACAGCCATCCTGATATGGAGATGGTAGCCACTGCACCCGATCCGCTGGTGGCGCGCGATTTAATCAAGCAGTACGACCCGCAGGTACTGACGCTGGATGTGGAGATGCCGCGAATGGACGGCCTCGACTTTCTGGAAAAGCTGATGCGCCTGCGCCCGATGCCGGTGGTAATGGTCTCTTCCCTGACCGCAAAAGGCTCGGAGGTGACGCTACGTGCGCTGGAGCTGGGGGCGATCGATTTCGTCACCAAGCCACAGCTGGGCATTCGCGAAGGGATGATGGCCTACAGCCAGATGATCGCCGACAAGATCCGTGCGGCGGCACGCGCCCGGCTGGTGCCGCGTGTGCCGCAGGCGGCTCCGGCGCTGCTGAAGGCGGGCCCGCTGCTGAGCAGCGAGAAGCTGATCGCTATCGGCGCGTCAACCGGCGGCACCGAAGCGATTCGCCATGTGCTTCAGCCGCTGCCGGTCACCAGTCCGGCACTGCTGATTACCCAGCATATGCCGCCGGGCTTTACCCGCTCCTTCGCCGAGCGGCTAAACAAGCTGTGCCAGATTACCGTGAAAGAGGCGGAAGATGGCGAGCGTATTCTGCCAGGGCACGCCTATATCGCGCCCGGTGCCATGCACCTGGAGCTGGCGCGTAGCGGCGCTAACTATCAGATAAAGCTGAACGATGGGCCGCCGGTTAACCGCCATAAGCCGTCGGTGGACGTGCTGTTTAAGTCGGTGGCGCAACATGCCGGACGTAACGCCGTTGGCGTGATCCTGACCGGGATGGGCAACGATGGCGCGGCGGGGCTGCTGGAGATGTACCGCGCCGGAGCCTGGACCATCGCCCAGAATGAAGCGAGCTGTGTCGTTTTCGGCATGCCACGTGAGGCGATTGCCTACGGGGGAGCCAGTGAAGTGGTGGATCTGCACCAAATCAGCCAGCACATGCTGGCAAAAATTAGCGCCGGACAGGCATTGCGAATTTAA
- the cheR gene encoding protein-glutamate O-methyltransferase CheR, whose translation MKKSTLLAPPESTTLLAQMVQRLPLSDTHFRRISQLIYQRAGIVLADHKREMVYNRLVRRLRTLNIDDFGRYLALLENDANSAEWQAFINALTTNLTAFFREAHHFPILADHAKRRGGSYNVWSTAASTGEEPYSIAMTLAETLGVGPGKFSVHASDIDTQVLEKASSGIYRQEELRTLSQPQMQRFFLRGTGPHTGMVRVRSELANTISFVQLNLLAHEWALPGPFDAIFCRNVMIYFDKETQEKILRRFVPLLKPGGLLFAGHSENFSQISKEFYLRGQTVYGLTKERS comes from the coding sequence ATGAAGAAATCGACACTACTGGCACCACCTGAGAGCACCACGCTGCTGGCCCAAATGGTCCAGCGCCTGCCGCTCTCCGATACGCACTTTCGCCGTATCAGCCAGCTTATTTATCAGCGAGCCGGTATCGTGCTCGCCGATCACAAACGTGAAATGGTTTACAACCGGCTGGTACGCCGCCTGCGCACGTTGAATATTGATGATTTCGGGCGCTACCTCGCGCTGCTGGAAAACGATGCCAACAGCGCCGAGTGGCAGGCGTTTATTAACGCGCTGACCACCAACCTGACGGCTTTTTTCCGCGAGGCGCACCATTTCCCTATTCTGGCGGATCACGCCAAACGGCGCGGCGGCAGCTACAACGTCTGGAGTACTGCGGCCTCTACCGGCGAGGAGCCATACTCCATCGCCATGACGCTGGCGGAAACGCTGGGCGTCGGGCCGGGGAAGTTTTCGGTCCACGCCAGCGATATCGATACGCAGGTACTGGAAAAGGCCTCGTCAGGCATCTATCGCCAGGAGGAACTGCGCACGCTGTCGCAGCCGCAGATGCAGCGTTTCTTTTTGCGCGGCACCGGGCCGCATACCGGGATGGTGCGTGTACGGTCGGAGCTGGCGAATACGATCAGTTTTGTCCAGCTGAATCTGCTGGCGCATGAGTGGGCGCTGCCTGGCCCCTTTGATGCCATTTTTTGCCGCAACGTGATGATCTATTTCGATAAAGAGACTCAGGAAAAGATCCTGCGGCGTTTTGTCCCGCTGCTGAAGCCGGGCGGGCTGCTGTTTGCCGGTCACTCGGAAAACTTCAGCCAGATCAGTAAAGAGTTCTATCTGCGCGGGCAGACGGTCTATGGACTGACGAAGGAAAGATCATGA